A genomic stretch from Juglans microcarpa x Juglans regia isolate MS1-56 chromosome 3S, Jm3101_v1.0, whole genome shotgun sequence includes:
- the LOC121258592 gene encoding ethylene-responsive transcription factor ESR2-like, giving the protein MGDDFRRLNRLTHSLEPISDLHKKCTAMATAATTTTTTNKRSLRDQPGGTMRYRGVRRRPWGRYAAEIRDPQSKERRWLGTFDTAEEAACAYDLAARAMRGLKARTNFVYPAPPPPSATDTFLPPFNFPRQSQRPVKIPANRHQFGSASGSSAFSNHRDGDHFPGSAAQKNSSPNMLLLRDLLSSSSNPSLVSPTQPQGLDHEQLPCINVSSSSASAFSDCSLLNQSSNLNISQTFISPSISHPPIDNNLISYNCSTGVSNRTTAQQIHDFEFIPKESSDSGLLEEIIHGFFPKPSTKKCEAPKTQTCTFDSGPPQISDMSIPQSLDEMKRGEKNDHLGFSFDYQEVPHQLENLSGVRSELFGMTQAAAVPFSYEMPEVNLHQVGGPESMLMDDFFQYQEPLSAFAARVQNA; this is encoded by the coding sequence ATGGGAGACGATTTCAGGCGGCTAAATCGGCTAACCCACTCGCTGGAGCCAATCTCCGACCTCCATAAGAAGTGCACCGCCATGGCGACCGCAGcaactaccaccaccaccaccaacaagAGGTCCTTGAGAGATCAACCCGGTGGCACAATGAGATATCGTGGAGTTCGCCGGAGGCCGTGGGGCCGTTATGCAGCCGAGATCAGAGACCCGCAGTCCAAGGAGCGCCGCTGGCTCGGTACGTTCGACACCGCTGAAGAAGCCGCCTGCGCCTACGACCTCGCCGCTCGAGCCATGCGCGGACTCAAGGCTCGGACCAACTTCGTTTACCCGGCTCCGCCACCTCCCTCTGCAACCGATACGTTCCTCCCTCCATTTAACTTCCCCAGACAATCTCAGCGGCCTGTTAAGATCCCAGCAAACCGTCATCAGTTTGGTTCCGCTTCAGGTTCGTCAGCTTTCTCTAACCATCGTGATGGTGATCACTTTCCTGGGTCTGCAGCACAGAAAAATAGTTCTCCGAACATGTTGCTCCTTCGTGATTTGCTTAGTTCTTCCTCGAACCCATCCTTGGTCTCACCCACTCAGCCTCAGGGTCTTGATCATGAACAGCTTCCGTGCATCAAtgtctcttcttcttctgctaGTGCCTTCTCCGACTGTTCTTTGTTGAATCAGTCTAGTAATTTAAATATCTCTCAAACTTTCATAAGTCCTTCCATCAGTCATCCACCCATTGACAACAATCTGATCAGTTATAACTGTAGTACTGGGGTTTCCAATAGAACAACCGCTCAACAAATTCATGACTTTGAGTTCATTCCCAAAGAGTCCTCAGACTCAGGCCTATTGGAAGAGATTATTCATGGGTTTTTCCCAAAACCATCAACCAAGAAGTGTGAGGCTCCAAAAACCCAGACTTGCACCTTTGATTCTGGTCCACCGCAGATTTCTGACATGTCTATTCCTCAATCATTGGATGAGATGAAGAGGGGGGAAAAGAACGACCATCTTGGCTTCTCTTTTGACTACCAAGAAGTTCCACATCAGCTCGAGAATCTAAGCGGGGTCAGAAGCGAGCTTTTTGGCATGACTCAAGCGGCGGCTGTGCCTTTCAGTTACGAGATGCCGGAGGTGAATCTTCACCAGGTTGGGGGACCGGAATCTATGTTAATGGATGACTTCTTCCAGTACCAGGAACCTTTGAGTGCATTTGCAGCTAGGGTGCAGAATGCTTGA